A stretch of DNA from Agrobacterium cucumeris:
CATCTTCGAAGACAGGCCGCTTGCCGAAGTGGCGGAAACCTTCGAGCGTTATCTTCCCGGCCGCATCGTCGTGACGCGGGAGGGCCTGCGGCAAAAGCGGCTGTCGGGCAATTTCGACCTTTCCAACCCGAATGCCGCTCTTGCGGATCTGGCCGCCGCGCTGGAAATCCGCCTCATCAAAGCCGGCCCTTATCTGACGGTTCTTTATTGAGTGAAATTTTTTCGCCGGGGGTGTCCTTAAAAAACGGGCCCATTCGTTCGTGGAGCAGAACAATATCTGCCGCCCCGGAGAGGTGCCCGAAATGACCAGACCAGAACCCGCTTTCCGCCACGGGACACGCGCCCGCGCATCGTTATTTTCCCTTTTGCTTGCCAGTGCGGCCATGGCGGCTATTCCCGCACAGGTCTTAGCGCAGCAGACCCAGAAGGTGGCGATCAACCTGCCCGCCGGCAACATGGCGACCGCGCTCAATCGTCTCGCCAGCCAGTCCGGCCTGCAGATGGTCTATGACGCCTCCGTTGCCAGGGGTCTGAAAAGCGCTTCCGTATCGGGAACCATGACGCCGGCCGAGGCGCTGGAGCGGCTGCTTTCGGGAACCGGCATTCGTTACCAGTTCATCGGCGAAAAAACCGTCCGCATGGAAATGGCCAACCGTTCCGCCACCGCCTCCGAGGGTGGTGAAAGCACCGTGCTCCAGCCGATTACGCTCAAGGGCGGACGCGTCTTCAACGGCGATGCCCCAAGTGTGGTCGAGATCGATCAGGCCGCCATCGAGGCCGCACAGTCCAACTCCCTGCCGCAACTTCTTCAGAAAACCCCGGGCGTCAGCGCCAGCGGCGGCGTGCGCTCGCAAGGGCAGTCCACCTCCATTCGCGGCTTTGCCCGGCAGTCCGACGTGCGGCTGCTGCTGGATGGCGCACCGAAGAATTTCGAGCGTTACGACCAGGGTACCGTCTTCATCGATCCGGAACTGCTCAAGCGCGTGGAAATCCAGAAAGGCGCGACATCCGTCCGTTATGGCAATGGCGGCTTCGGCGGCACCGTCATCATGGAAAGCAAGACGGCTTCCGACATGCTGAAACCGGGCCAGAGCTTCGGCGCATGGGGCAAGACCAGCTTCCAGTCGGCCAACAAGCAGAAGCTCGGATCGGCGGCGATCTACGGCAAATCCGATTTCGGCGGCCCCGTGACCTATGACGGGCTTGCCTCGATCATCTGGCGCAAGAGCGACAATATGCGCGTCGGCGGCGGTCAGGTCTATGACGCGTCCAACGACAAGATCACCTCTTTCTCCGCCAATGCCGGTGCCGCCTATGACGGCCACGAGCTGCGCGCTTCGGTCATCTACGGCAAATCTGGCGATTACGGCCCGCTTGCCGCCAATCGCGGTGATCTCGGTCTGACGGCCTACTCCATCAAGACCTATGGTTATGATCTCGCGCGGCTGAGGGCACTGGCCTGGCGCGACATGGAGGATTTTTCCTCGACGCTGAAATATTCCTATGACGGTGACAGCGACCTTGTGAATTTCAAGGCGATGGCGAGTTTTTCCGCCACCAGCCTCGACATGACCCGTCCGGCCATTCCGGGTTTCGTTCCGACAGGCTCGCTCGGCGGCATGCAGGACGACACGAAATATACCGACTTCAAGCTTGAGGCGGAAAACACATCCAATTTCGAGCTCGGCGGCGTGTCCCATGTCGCCAATTATGGCGTGCAATATATGCGCCATGAGCGGGACTCGTGGATGTACGACATCGCCAACCGCACCAGCGCTCAATATAATTACGGCCGTTATGCCTCATGGATCAAACCGGAAGGCAAGCAGGAAACCATCGCCGCCTTCTTCCGCGACGAGATCAGCCTGACCGACACGTTCAAGGTGACGCCGGGCATCAGGTTCGACCATATCCGCTCGCAAGGCGTGCCCAATGCCGCGCCGCGTTACAACACACCGGCCGCCGGTCACGATTATTCTGCCGTGTCTCACAGCGGCGCGACGCCGGCTCTCAGCATGCGCTGGGAAGCGGTGCCCGGCACAACCTTCTTTGCCGACTGGGCCTATGCCATGCGCGCGCCGGTCATTGACGAACTCTATTCAAGCCAGAGCCTGGCAACCACGGCGTCGGGAACCTCGCGTAACCTGAAGGTCGAGCGCAACAACAACTTCAATCTGGGTGTTTCCCAGCGTTTCGATGATGTATTCCAGAACGGCGACAGCCTGACGGCGTCGATCGGCGGCTTTTACAACAACGTCACCAATCCCATCACCCGGCGGTTCGGCAGCGCCAACCTTGCCCGCGTCAAGAATGTGCCCTTCTACTGGAACACACCGTCCTACAAGATTTACGGCCTCGATGTCTCGGCGAGCTATGATTCCGATTACATCTTCGGAAATCTCGGGGTTTCCTGGATGAACGGTTCCCGCAACGGCGCGGTCAACGATGTCTATGGTCCCGATACCTATATGAACGACCTGTCGCCGCTGACCGCCAACCTTCAACTGGGTTACAAGCTGCCGGACTGGGATCTGGCGCTCAGCTGGAACGGCCAGTTCGTGGCCCATCAGGAGCGCACGCCCGTCAATCAGGGTACCGGATATTTCTACGCGCGGCCCGAAAGCCTGGGTTACGCCGTGCACGGCATCGCTCTCGACTGGACACCGAAGGAAGGCATGTTGGCCGGGCTGGAAGTGCATGCCGCAGTCGAAAATCTGTTCGACAAATATTACTTCCCCTATCTCAGCGATGGTATCGCCGCCCAGCCGGGCCGTAATTTCAAGCTGTCGATCAGCCGCAAATTCTGATCCCGGAAAACCAAAGGGGCGGAACCGTTTCCGCCCCCCTTCGCCCTTTTTTCACCCCGCAAGCAGATTTTCGGCATAGGCCATCATCAGCGGCCCGACGCCTTTGGCGTCATCGGAGACAACCGGCTCGGTCAGGTAATAGTCCGGAGAGCCATCACGATAATTGCCCTCGAAGCCGCCAAGCCCGGCAACATGGACGATGCCGGTTAGGCGGACGACACCCTCTTCATCAGCCTTGAGCCGCGTTTCCAGCAATGCATCAAGCGCCCGGCGGCCAGCCGCGCGGGCAACATCCGCCTCTTTACCTGATAAGAGCCGCAACCGGCTCGCCCGCAGCAGGGCGTAAGCGAACATGGCCGAGGCGGAGGTTTCCTCGTAATTGCCGGCAAGTGCCGGATTATCGAGCACCTGCATCCACAAACCGTTTGGCGTCTGCCGTGCAACAAGTCCGGCCAGAAGCAGACGCGTCTTTTCCCGAAGCTGCGCCGTCCTGTCATCATCCGGCAGGATGACCAGTGCATCCACCAGCGCCATCGCAAGCCAGCCCACCGCACGCGCCCAGATGGCCGGCGATTTGCCGCTTGCAGGATCGGCCCAGCGCTGCTCGCGGCTTTCATCATAGCCATGGACATAAAGTCCGCCGGCATCCGCCGTCAGTGCAAGCGCGGTTGCGAATTGCCGAAGTGCATCGTCGATCAGTTCAGCGCGACCGGTCGCCTGCGCATATTCGATCTGGAAAGGCAGCCCCATATAGAGCCCATCCAGCCAGACCTGATGCGGGTAACGCTTCTTGTGCCAATAATTGCCCGCCTTGATGCGCGGATGGCTGTGGAGTTGGCCCGTCAGATGTTCCGCGGCGGCCAG
This window harbors:
- a CDS encoding TonB-dependent receptor — translated: MTRPEPAFRHGTRARASLFSLLLASAAMAAIPAQVLAQQTQKVAINLPAGNMATALNRLASQSGLQMVYDASVARGLKSASVSGTMTPAEALERLLSGTGIRYQFIGEKTVRMEMANRSATASEGGESTVLQPITLKGGRVFNGDAPSVVEIDQAAIEAAQSNSLPQLLQKTPGVSASGGVRSQGQSTSIRGFARQSDVRLLLDGAPKNFERYDQGTVFIDPELLKRVEIQKGATSVRYGNGGFGGTVIMESKTASDMLKPGQSFGAWGKTSFQSANKQKLGSAAIYGKSDFGGPVTYDGLASIIWRKSDNMRVGGGQVYDASNDKITSFSANAGAAYDGHELRASVIYGKSGDYGPLAANRGDLGLTAYSIKTYGYDLARLRALAWRDMEDFSSTLKYSYDGDSDLVNFKAMASFSATSLDMTRPAIPGFVPTGSLGGMQDDTKYTDFKLEAENTSNFELGGVSHVANYGVQYMRHERDSWMYDIANRTSAQYNYGRYASWIKPEGKQETIAAFFRDEISLTDTFKVTPGIRFDHIRSQGVPNAAPRYNTPAAGHDYSAVSHSGATPALSMRWEAVPGTTFFADWAYAMRAPVIDELYSSQSLATTASGTSRNLKVERNNNFNLGVSQRFDDVFQNGDSLTASIGGFYNNVTNPITRRFGSANLARVKNVPFYWNTPSYKIYGLDVSASYDSDYIFGNLGVSWMNGSRNGAVNDVYGPDTYMNDLSPLTANLQLGYKLPDWDLALSWNGQFVAHQERTPVNQGTGYFYARPESLGYAVHGIALDWTPKEGMLAGLEVHAAVENLFDKYYFPYLSDGIAAQPGRNFKLSISRKF
- a CDS encoding glycoside hydrolase family 88/105 protein — encoded protein: MKATDYFDQFSKRYRHYKGGSWCYEDGCIYRGLQLLFQANGDRRWSEHLHRLADAQISAGGVLTGYAPEEYNIDHVLAGRVLFPLAAETGEARYLAAAEHLTGQLHSHPRIKAGNYWHKKRYPHQVWLDGLYMGLPFQIEYAQATGRAELIDDALRQFATALALTADAGGLYVHGYDESREQRWADPASGKSPAIWARAVGWLAMALVDALVILPDDDRTAQLREKTRLLLAGLVARQTPNGLWMQVLDNPALAGNYEETSASAMFAYALLRASRLRLLSGKEADVARAAGRRALDALLETRLKADEEGVVRLTGIVHVAGLGGFEGNYRDGSPDYYLTEPVVSDDAKGVGPLMMAYAENLLAG